The genomic region GGCCAAGACTGATTTTTCCAGCTTATAATATGTCTGGCACTTGTTTACTAGCTTTGATAACTGAATAAGCCATGGCTATATATAAAGAGCTTAGCTGGAGGTTTTCAAGGACAGTCTAAATAACATGTTCTTGCTGAAAATGAGTTTAGATGAAGTTctactttttacaaaaattaaaaaatgcttagGCCTACAGATTGCCTTTCAATCAAACTGTTTGCAATGGGCCATTAAGTGAGCaaaactgcacttttttttctctctaaaacTCTCTGCTTTCAGTTGTCAAACTTATTACATTGGTTAACCCAATGTCACTGTGTTTTGtggttgttgttatttatagatatttatgtatattaaaataatggaaatgtaaaataaatgtagacaaTGTTTCTATCCAACAGTAATGGTAGAATTTAAGTAGACTTTTCGTTGTTTGGCATAGAATAGAACTAGTTTGGTACTAAATGCTAAAGATTTTAAGCCTCAAAACTGGTAAAATGTGGTGAAACCTGGAATTATATATTCTTTGAATGTTCAAATTGTATAATATCAGCTTGATACAAAACAGCTTTGTGTTCAGTCAGACTTATTTAAAAGCCAAGTGTAtccttcaaaaaatatatagtcatCCAGTTAGGTTGGAGCTTGCCAAAAAGAGAAAGCCCAGTACTTCTAAATGTTGCATGTAGTATACATTAGAGTGAGACTAAACTGGAATATGGAAAGGTATTTTAGCAATACTTTTCCATATCTATTATGTACATCTTTgcatgtaataattttatttataataaaaagactGTAGCCTCTATAGTACATGCAGAATCAGCATAAGCATTAATGCTCCCAGCACTCCAGAGAAGATGAGCTATTGAATAAATCCACCCTAGGGATTATGGTTTTCTGGACATAGATTAATCTGACCCCAAAAAACAACACTATAGGGACCaagaaaacagcaaaacacCCTACAACCTTGAGGCTCATCAGTAGGGCACAATAACGATGAATAAACTATGTGGGGGTGACAAACATGAAAACAGATGGTGGTATGTCTTGTGTGCCACAAACACATTGACATTTGAGTCAGAATGACCTCATTTTATGCCGATTCTGTCCCCAGTCTGGATTTGATCTGGTAGAATGAGGCTTTTTTTGTGGATCCCTAATTTGTTGTGGAtggagatgaaaaaaaaaaagtttaatgtcTATGAAGacagaatggaaaaataatgaataattattcatttatttatcctgCAAACAACAGCAGGTGCTCGGATTGAAGCAAAAAGACAATTCAAGACTTTCCCCATCAAACCATGGCCAAATTTTATGCAGGATTTCTGAaaatcagaaataataaaaaaataaatatatttttaacattttttgaaaatgtcccATCAGGGGGTTGCTTATAACACTAAAGTGGTTCAAATCTAGATGCTACTCAGAGCATGAAAGGCACCCAGCCATTTTGGTGCTAGCCCCACCACTTAGCATCATACTACAAATGGGGCCAATTTTGGCAAAGGACATCAGGCTGTACAATTGTTTAATCTGTGATAAGACGATAAATAAATGGAGAGAGATAAACAGATAATGGTTAAATGATTCTAAAATGAATGCAGCTGATactgtgttttgcattttacatcACTAGTTTCTGTCATGCATCTCTAGTAATGTTTTTCATAACTGCAAAAAAGCAGACCATTCTGGAAACTACTGTTTACTCTGAGTACTAAACAAGTGGTGCTTCAGTCCATCAAAAGGGGTGGGGCCGACTGCTATATAAGTTAGCCATTTAGTCAGAATTTTCTTATTCAGCTCAAAGATCATATCCTCCTTTGGCtatgaaaaagaaacagcagCAGGAAACCTGAAGCCTACTTGGCATAGAAGATTCCTGGCAGTATAAGATCACCTTTCTTGCTGATGACTTGCAGATGCACGAGATGCACAAGAGTTGTCATGTTTTGGCGGCACCCTTCCTTTCATGGATTCAGCACAGGCCAGTGTGGCTAATGTGAGCTGATTGTCATCGTCACAAAGGCCATGCAGTATCGGTCGCTCCTGAAAAGCACTGCTCGCAGACAGGCGAGTGGTACCTACAGACAGGAAGTTGTCAACGATCCTCCTGTTGAAGGCTGGCCCCATTGTTCCTGGAGGTTCACGACAAACTCTTCAGGTCTTGGCACACCCTCTGCATTAATTTTTGCAGGTTCTCATTACTGTTGACAGCTCTGAAAAGAGTTAAAAGAGTCTAAAAGAGGCAGTTAATCTCTGCTCTCCATCAAACCTGGGATTGAAGAGTGTGTCCATCCAAGCCCCTTTTATTCCATCTCTCTGCTTAGCTTTGGTGATAGAAGCTTTGTTCAAGAAGGGCCCCTCCTTCTTACTCAGCATATGCCCAAGCTCTGTGATAGTGGATGCACATACTTGTAAGAGCACttcttgtatttttcattacCACAAATAACAGGGCCCCACTTCCTTTTTCTGACCTGCCACTTGAAAGACCGATGGCCACCACGACTCTGGGCTTTAAAAGCTATTCCAGGCATTTCAGGGTTACTTGCTCCAGTTCACTTGTGGACCTCCCCATTTCAGAGATGTCATTCAAGCTTTTGTCCTGGGCAATGACTCATTCTCTGGGCTGAAGTGCAAATTCTGCTTGTAAAAGTGGGCAAAGAAATGGTTCCTCCAGGAAATAACAAGTCTTCTATAGCCACTACTTCCTTGTTCTCAAAAATGGTAGTCTCAGGCCCAATCAGCCAGTTCTAATTGTTGACATTAAAATACATCCTTGTGCAAATATGTCCCAAGGACTCTTTTTTATTGGCGGATCTAAAAGATGCTTCAAGATAGCCCTTCATCACAGACCTTTCTAAAGATTCATGTTTGAGGGGGTAGCATTGACTGGGTGATGTGGAAAACTACAGAAAACCAGTTAAGAGGTGTGATATGGATACTCTTCTCTACACTGGAGTTTGCTAATGATCTGGCTATGATCTTCCACATACACCAGGACATACAGGAAAAGACATACTATCTTAATAAATACACTGAATGGATAGGTCTAAGGATCAATTTGTAGAATGCAGAGCTAATGATACTCCATATCCCAAATCCCCAACCAGTGCAGGTAAACAGAGAAAATCTTCCAATGACCAAAGATTTCACATATTTGTGATTTATGAAGATATGAGGGAGCAGTGGACAACAACATAAAGAATCATCTTAGCAAGGCCAGAAATGCATTTGGAATGCTAAGAAGTGTCTGTATGTCCCAGCAGTATTacacaaaaactgaatttgCACCAGAGTTGTGTGCTTTGGGCACCTGCTAAGGAAAGAACCTAAAGATATTACCCAGACAGACCTCGTCTGGACACCAGAGTATAGGCAGACCAAAAAACAACTGGTGTCGGACCGTAGAGCTAAGAACCCAAACCACACTTGAGGCACAATCCAGTGACTGGCCCAACAGACAGGAGTGGAAGAATTTTGTTGCTCCCCTACATGCCAAGGTTGTAATGGCTTGTCAATATGCAGTCCTGTCCTTTAGGTTGTCTCTAACCccacacacatttttacaaagtGAGTGGCCATGGCTCTTTACTCTCTGAGGCAGATGGGAATCTGTATTATGAATTATCAAAATGATTGGCTCGTGTTAGCCAGATGGCCGAGAGCATGAACTCCTTGCTCACAGGTCACTGCTGCTTAGCCACATGGAGCACCTTAACCTAGTTGTTAAGTTTTTGAGGAGAGCTTGAATCTAATCCACATTGTCCATATACTGTGACAACATGGTACTTATGCACAGTCAAGCCGTTTCAGTGGTTTCCTTATGCCTCCTGTCACTTAAGATCTGTCACTTTGTAGCTCATTGGTCAATCAAATGGGTGATTTACATTTTGTCTTGAGTTTAGGCCTAACGATTGTAGAGACATCCTCAAATCAAGACACAGCTATGTGCCTGAGGTGCTCACCACTCTGTTCAGAACACAAGTCATCATGCTTATTGCTCTTCTTCAGAGGATGAGCAGGTCACTGAGCTTGCTTCAGCGTAGTTTCTAATGGTGATATCTGTGCGACAGTCGACTATAACTTGTTGTCCACCTTCACCAGGTTTTATACCTTGGATATCCCTCTCTCCAGGTCTTGTTACTGTACATAGTCCCAGCCTAGCCACATAACTGGTTCATGCTTATAGGAGTCTTAGTTCTGTGCACTCCAGGTCTGGGCTATAGTTAGTTATAAAAATAGTtccaattaaatgttaaaagttttaTCCATTGTTTTTGATAATCACAAATGGATATTGTAACTTCTAAACACTtcataatattatcatattagtGTTTCTTTACCAATTtcttaaattttgtattttgttatatggctatgacagaattttctcacttgtttttcttaaaaagaaaaagaaaaagtgaaaaacaaatctgCCAGTGATTGAACGCAAATAGTTTTGCTGTTGAGTTAAATTTAGGATTTTATATGTATGCtatatatgtgtgcgtatgcCTTTTgtctaaaatgacaaatattagtAAGCAGcctttttcctgtttgttttggaACTTCTTTGTATCTGGCGCCATCCAGTTCAGAAACCACAATATCTatagaaaaattttaaatctgatACTCACTCTAGGTCAGTTGTGCCTCATCTGTTTTCTTACAATCAGCCATAATTCTATGGATTCATTTGTTAACAATCATTTTGACATAAGATGGCaggtttttttatgatttagcaAAAGGATTGCATCAGTTTTCTGACAGCACAGGCATTTTTCAGGAGAGATCTGAAATATTCAGATGTCAACTGGGTGTCTCCCAATTATCTTTCATTCTTATTTGCATAATTCTAATTAGTCAgtcttcaaaaacataaatttgcTGTTTCTTGGACTAAAAAGCTAAAAGTGGCCCGAATTTATACAGAACTAATCGTCCTTGACAAATTAATCCAGTCTGGTCGAGAAATGGCTTTTTTAAGCCTGGGATTTCTAGATTGAACCACACAGATTTATTGTCTGAGCTGCTTTATCGAGACAAATGTAGTGTGACAGATTGAACTGCATCCTGTGAGGTGAATGTACTTGAAGATGACAGTGATGTGAAAAAATTAGCactgatggggaaaaaaaacacaacagagatGTGATCACACTATTGTCTCCATCCAAGCGTTTAGCTCCAGTTCTATCTTTGCCTTTGCAGAGGTTTAAAGAACCATCAGAGAGCTTTAAACTGGaacttgttttgtgtttgttaaataATTGACACCCTTGCAGTGTTGATGTATGGCACacttttgaattcatttataatatgtgAGAATAACATAAATgccaattcattttaatgaggGTATCATGCATCCAACTCAGAAAAATAGAaccagaaatatttcttatcatttttaaacagaaattggACATTGAAAGAAGATTGCTAAACTCTCAATTAAACAAAGATAAATTCAGAAGCGGATTCGCTTGATGTTTTGcttattttcattgcattttgaatattttaataagaaaaaagagCATGCTCGTTGTTTGGTCGTGTTaccagttttactgtttttattcaagcaAAAAGGTTTCGAATGTGATGTaatttttctgttctgttctattcccACAACTGTCTTTACAGTTCAAGGTTATGACCATTTAATCTATAATTAACTCATTTGGCAAATGGTTTATTACAAAGTGACTTGCATTGCATGATAATGaactttctgtgttttttttcatatacagGTGACCATTCTCATCATACTGGCCTTGGCCTTTTTGGCCTGCATAGTGTTTCTGGTGGTGTACAAAGCGTTTACCTATGACCACACCTGCCCTGATGGCTTTGTGTATAAGGTAAGCAAattatttctcattattataactcattatttcaaaactatttaaacaattaaatgaaataccATCTGTAATGgtttcatttgattaatttcaAATGAGTCTAATTTCTGAAAATGAGACAAATCCATTTTAAAGGATGAATTTTAAGttctgtacatatatatatttctttaaaattggtaacactttattttgatagtctacttcagacattctactaacagtaaagCAACTACATGCCAACTAACAGTcgttagagtattagtagactgtctacttaatatcttttaacattttagttcGATGGCTCCACAAAAAGCCAAATTAAAAGGACACTTTGTACacttttttaactatatttttaaaactgcacTTTCTGATGTcaaattttactttaaagttaATTTCAAGTCGTCTTTCAATGTCATTCTTGATAATAgttttaaagtgttacagaatattacattcaaagttcatatttttaaatgcacttaattGCATCTTAATTATTACAGATTGGGGTGTGAACTAGGGATGTGTGATATTCGATATTTTAGCGCTAATGCTAATTAGACGATATTAGACGAGTGTTATTGTGACAAActcttaaataatttaacattactttttataggtgtttttacctttataaagactttttttttaaagtgtccatTGTCTTTTGAATACTGCTAGTTGAAAttgtttcaataaaacataCTAGTAAATCACTGTAAATAAGTGGGTCGTTGTATCTGAACCGACTCATTTAAACTGTTGATTGATTCAGAAACGAATCACTGTCATGTTGCTCAGAGACGCAAAATAATGCTGTGGATGCGTTTGGAAGgatttttggcaaaaataatTGCGTCTGAAAAGTCTCTCAATTAACgtcttgtttattgaactggtGTAACAGCTCAATATCACATTCGTAATCATGGTCATTTCTGGAGAAAAAGTGTCACTCTTTGTGTAAAATTTATTAACTAGactatataaaatgatatactgtgaatatttacattttcttgattttgtaatgagtttttgtcattttttcgaACAGCACAAGCGTTGCATCCCTGCCTCACTGGAGGCCTACTACACCGCCCAGGACGCCAACAGCCGCGGACGCTTTTACACCGTCATCAGCCACTACAGCATGGCCAAGCAGACCACCTCTCGCTCTGTTTCTCCATGGCTTCCCGCAGGAAGTGCCCAACATGATGTCAAGCCTCCCAACACAGACAGCCAATGAGATTTTCCACGCtgctttttaaagatttgtCATCACATCCACCTGCATCATTCAATTCCCTAATCTCCCAATATTTCCACTGgctcatttgtttcttttgtgtcCAGTGATTAATTTTTTAGCTGCGTAGTTTTaatcttttgttcattttttatgattatttattcatatttatttttgctgtatttttttttttttttatttaatactcaACTATTGTTTGTACAAAGGCATGACTCTGCAATCTTGTCAAGCGGTTTCCCCACAATGTCTGTGAGTGTCAATGACCCATTATGGAAGCAGAATGTCCATACGCCCCTTATGTAGTTAGGTAACAACAATCTTGAAAGGCATGATAAAACAGGgagttttgtgcttttgtttctaaaacagcagaaaatatacatacatgctcTCACGTTAGAATATGAAAACAGACACCCTACTTGTTAGACTCATTTTTATGTACGACCTATTACAACatgttattgaaatattaatataggccaacaataaaatggcaaaagaaCATACTGTAAATGTACAGAACGTTATGGTTCCTACTTTGAACCTCGATGTAAATAACTCATGAGAGCAATTACCCATGGTGTGTATGTTCGTCAGACACATTGTAATATTCTCACTGTTTCTCAATGGATGGAGGTGTTTAGAGCTTTGCGACTTGCTTTAGCTGGTGTCTATGCTTGCATTTAACCAGAGGACGAAACCTTGGACTCTTGAGATGATTTGGTGAAATGTCTCATCTGAATTCCTGCCAAAGCTTGATTTTCTGCTCTGTTTGGTCACAAGTCTgctctttttccatttttatatttgttgtcaGAAAAATCTTGTGCTGTTGTTAGTTGAGATGTAGCAAAGCCTTGAGTATTTTTGATTGTGTATCCTTTAggttcaaaataataaagatatacAAGGTGTTCAATTGTTGTGTCTTTTGGTTCTTGATGAGTAGTCGATTAGTAGtccatgatgtgtgtgtgtgtgtgtgtgtgtgtgtgtgtgtacaaaatcATATTCAGACGAACTGGGAAATCTCAAAAACTCAAACAAGAAAGATCAGTAAgcctttctatgaagcctgtatttataacacattataCGGGtgttcttaaggcattataatgagtTCATAATGcgttataaatacatttataatatgctgtatcatctcatgaatattattttaatgtgttataatgcttacttatttgtggttataaCTTTTGAGAGTATGACAAATTCtattatatttctcatagttaTAAGGCATTATAAGTGTCATATcacttatataataataataataacaatactattttttattaaacagcaGGATCAGATATCAGATGAGATGAATGTGTAATTTCACACAtttactttgatttttttttttggaatatcaGTTTTATTCTAAAGTACAtcttaaagtatgtttttataatcATTCTCTAAAGAAGTAATTAGTGGCATAAATGCAAAGATGGACTTTATAATGAGTTCTATATAATAAGTGcgtcaaaacacatttaaactataatacattttatttaattgcattaaatgaacATGCAGCTAAGTGTCCAGAATATGTTAGaccatattatttaatattaaatataaatgaaatataaaacagctttaagaaagaaagatgtgatttgttgttataattatttgtagAGAATTTTCCTCTAACTGATACGCAATTAATTAACCGATACAGCGATAGCcttgaaatgtacattttagaaACACTACTTAACTACTTAAAACAATGTCCGATGACGTGGTGAATCTGTCCGATGACTCAAAATGATCACAATTTCTCTCTCGTGGGTGGGCTGGCGTCTCATATGAGTGAAGCACAGCAGTCGCACATTAGACTGACAGCTGGTTTATTTCTGCTTGGCTAATTAGCAGCCCTGTTCATCTCGTCTGTTCATAGCTCTCCTTCACCTCACATTCTCTCGTGCTGAGAAGACCGAGCTACATCCTGAATGTCAAGATACAGATCGAAAAACAATTGACAGGTATGCAAAGATTCTGTACTCAGCTGACGTTATTCAATTgagcatttaaatacaaaatctaGCACAattactaagaaaaaaaaagatgtttattcatttctattaGACAGCAGCAATAAAGCTACTCAAGCTACTCGTCAACACTACAGCATATGAAAGAAACGGAGCGCTTATTGAAATGCAgttaaatgtagtaaaaatgCAGGGTGGCTCCTTATTTGAGCCATCATAAATTGATGAGATCATGAAAAGTTGGGTACCGGTTATTATTTATGTCGGTCACAATGGAAAGTCATTGTAAGTTATTCACACTTGTATAATGATAACATGTACTGGTGAAGtgtaaaggaaataaaaaaagcatgtaatGTTTGTTACAAGACCGTAAGGAGAAATACTTGAAATACTGAAATTTGAACATTTGAGTAAACTGAactaaaggaatggttcacccaaaaatgaaaattcatttactcaccctcgaggaGTTCCagatctgtatgaatttcttttgttctgccgaacacatagatatttagaaaaaagtttGCGATCAGACTGTTTTTggccaccattgacttccatagtattttttatcctactacggaagtcaatggtgacccaaaacctctttttttctaaatatcttcctctgtgttcggcagaacaaagaaattcatacaggtttggaactactcgagggagagtaaatgatgacagaatttacatttttgagtgaactactcCAGAGCTACGAAAAAGCAATATCATTTTCTGGCTTTATCCCTACAGAGCATTAATTCAAAAGCCTACATTAAACCGCATTGTACTTGACAAGAAAAAGATCtgtgagaatgtttttttaaaaaaatcctttgaACTTGTTTTATCATCGATTGGACATGACACTTAAAGACATTTGCAAATCCTTCTGAGGTTTTAGATTTAAGAGGATTTTCTGAAAGTATAAGGTAGATCAAGCCGTATCTGTGCTGGTGGAAAAAACGTAgtcaatgataaaaaaatccCACAAAGAACAGTGAGCTCATAAGATCATGTAACTTGTTTAAAACAGCTTCAGGTGGTTTGCTGGTGTAGCTGCATGGTTTCCCAGCTCAACTAAACTGAGAAATCCATCAGAACAGACTAAGCTTAGGCAGTCTGGCTGATACTGGCCTTCAAGGTGAGCATCATATTCTTAAAATAGATTTGTACAACACGGGTCAGTCTTCATTTGacaattaacaatttatttattttttttactatttctgCCTCATGTACACCCCCTGTGTTATTcacaattaaacataaaatgcattataaagttgtacagtttacatttatattaagtaaattCATTTAAGTAGAACCTATGCAGAGATGTGAAACATTTGTTGTAATTACACTACAGTAAAATTATCAAGTATTAAAGAACGTTACATGCTGtgctgtagtgaagacgtcaTAAAGTCtactaaaattttaaaactctacttaagtgtgtttt from Puntigrus tetrazona isolate hp1 chromosome 21, ASM1883169v1, whole genome shotgun sequence harbors:
- the nsg2 gene encoding neuronal vesicle trafficking-associated protein 2, giving the protein MVKLGSNLQDKGAKAVSVEDGFQNVPLITPLDVTNLQYQAPDKVVVKTRTEYQTEQKNKAKLKVPKVEEFTISVTDGVSERLKVTILIILALAFLACIVFLVVYKAFTYDHTCPDGFVYKHKRCIPASLEAYYTAQDANSRGRFYTVISHYSMAKQTTSRSVSPWLPAGSAQHDVKPPNTDSQ